One Candidatus Hydrogenedentota bacterium genomic region harbors:
- a CDS encoding dienelactone hydrolase family protein, producing MLDLAKLKNLSTWPKMRAEIEASLLAVLGELPKERVELQAKTVDELEHAGYVRKRVNYFVDGWERISAWLFVPEGKDEAPAILCCHQETPAGKDEAAGFEGDSRLAFAQHYAELGYVTLAPDCLTAGERRLHSAKPFDTKQYYKNNSRLSFAGRMLLDHAYAIDLLEEQKRVDSARIGVIGHGLGAFNALLLAAFDDRVRACVASCGFTRLSTDKDPDRWTRGEGMCLMPELKKSLDAGQAPFDWEHILALAAPSPTLVITSTADTPLSNPKSCEKAVTLAGRVYKLLGARTAIDHYGHAQGFQNFTRETLEVADEWFERWL from the coding sequence ATGCTTGACCTCGCTAAGCTGAAGAACCTGTCCACGTGGCCGAAGATGCGCGCGGAGATCGAGGCGTCCCTGCTTGCCGTGCTTGGTGAACTGCCGAAGGAGCGCGTCGAGCTGCAGGCCAAGACCGTGGACGAACTGGAGCACGCGGGCTACGTGCGGAAGCGCGTCAACTATTTCGTGGACGGCTGGGAGCGCATTTCGGCGTGGTTGTTTGTGCCGGAGGGCAAGGACGAAGCGCCGGCGATCCTCTGCTGCCACCAGGAAACGCCCGCGGGCAAAGACGAAGCGGCCGGATTTGAAGGGGATTCCCGGCTGGCCTTCGCCCAGCATTACGCGGAATTGGGCTATGTGACCCTGGCACCCGATTGCCTGACCGCCGGCGAGCGGCGCCTTCACAGCGCCAAGCCCTTCGACACGAAACAGTACTACAAGAACAATTCCAGGCTGTCTTTTGCCGGGCGCATGCTCCTGGACCATGCCTACGCAATCGACCTGCTCGAAGAGCAGAAACGCGTGGATTCCGCGCGCATCGGCGTCATCGGCCACGGTCTCGGCGCGTTTAACGCGCTGCTGCTTGCCGCGTTCGACGACCGCGTCCGCGCCTGTGTGGCCAGTTGCGGCTTCACGCGGCTCAGCACGGACAAAGACCCGGATCGCTGGACTCGCGGCGAGGGCATGTGCCTGATGCCCGAATTGAAGAAGAGTCTGGATGCGGGCCAGGCCCCTTTCGACTGGGAGCATATTCTCGCGCTGGCCGCGCCCAGCCCGACGCTGGTGATAACCTCAACCGCGGACACGCCGCTCTCAAACCCGAAGAGTTGCGAAAAGGCGGTGACGCTGGCCGGGCGCGTGTACAAGTTGCTGGGGGCGCGCACCGCTATCGACCATTATGGTCACGCGCAGGGCTTCCAGAATTTCACCCGCGAAACGCTTGAAGTCGCCGATGAGTGGTTTGAACGCTGGTTGTGA
- the ligA gene encoding NAD-dependent DNA ligase LigA yields the protein MSNYNHPASAFLCRFVPGDPHASFVRARPRFFYNAATEKGTESVIPEKIRRRHESLCAEVERHNRLYYVEARPEISDFDYDALMRELVLLEQDHPALRTPGSPSQRVGGAPIEGFETVEHAVPMLSIDNTYSEAELREFDARVRRGLGGEAAAYAVELKIDGVAMSLRYEQGVLARAVTRGDGVRGDDVTQNVRTVRSLPLRLSGRAPETLEVRGEVFMRNQELDRLNKMREAEGEEPYRNPRNTTAGTLKLLDSKQVAERRLDIFVYELVPNTAFQAASHMEALEKLRDWGFPVNPHRKRCAAIGEVIAYCDSWAEKRHELGYEIDGMVVKVDSFAQRQRLGATTKSPRWVIAYKFPAQVARTRLLDIKVQVGKSGALTPVAKMEPVKLAGTIVKRATLHNFEDLKKKDLRVGDLVEVQKAGEIIPQVLGYVPAERPPRAKPFPVPHECPVCRTEVHKDPDGAYLRCLNLACPAQVKERLAHYASRRAMDIEGLGPAVIDQLVDGGLVLGPDGLYRLDANTLQALKRMGEKSAANLVAAIEASKARPLSRLLFALGIRHVGRHIAEVLASHYGDIRRLMAAPVPELQEIHDIGAIVAQGVHDFFQTPENRALIDSLCNLGLNTTEASAAVSGPRPLAGKTFVVTGSLRHYTRDGIHEKIKALGGKAASSVSKNTDYLIAGEDAGSKLTKAQALGVPILTEEEFQALAERGA from the coding sequence ATGTCAAACTACAACCATCCCGCGTCGGCGTTCCTGTGCCGCTTCGTGCCGGGAGACCCGCACGCCAGCTTTGTGCGAGCGCGGCCCCGCTTCTTCTATAATGCCGCCACAGAAAAGGGGACTGAAAGCGTGATACCGGAGAAGATCCGCAGACGGCATGAGTCGCTGTGCGCTGAAGTCGAGCGGCACAACCGCCTCTACTACGTGGAAGCGAGGCCCGAGATTTCCGACTTCGACTATGACGCGCTCATGCGCGAACTGGTCCTGCTGGAGCAAGACCACCCCGCACTTCGGACGCCCGGCTCTCCCTCGCAGCGCGTCGGCGGCGCGCCCATCGAAGGCTTCGAGACGGTGGAACACGCCGTACCCATGCTGTCCATCGACAACACGTACAGCGAAGCGGAACTGCGCGAGTTCGACGCCCGCGTGCGGCGGGGCCTCGGCGGCGAAGCGGCCGCCTACGCGGTCGAGCTGAAGATTGACGGCGTCGCCATGTCTTTGCGCTATGAGCAGGGCGTGCTGGCCCGCGCCGTCACGCGCGGCGACGGCGTCCGCGGCGATGACGTAACCCAGAATGTCCGGACCGTTCGCAGCCTTCCGCTCCGGCTGAGCGGGCGCGCGCCCGAAACGCTCGAGGTGCGCGGCGAGGTATTCATGCGAAACCAGGAGCTGGACCGGCTCAACAAGATGCGCGAGGCGGAGGGCGAAGAGCCGTACCGCAATCCGCGCAACACTACCGCGGGCACCCTGAAGCTGCTGGACTCGAAGCAGGTCGCTGAACGGCGGCTGGATATCTTCGTCTACGAACTCGTGCCGAACACCGCTTTCCAAGCCGCCTCGCACATGGAAGCGCTCGAAAAACTGCGCGACTGGGGTTTCCCCGTAAACCCGCACCGGAAACGCTGCGCAGCCATCGGCGAAGTCATCGCCTACTGTGATTCCTGGGCGGAAAAGCGCCACGAACTCGGGTATGAAATTGACGGCATGGTTGTCAAGGTGGACTCCTTTGCCCAGCGGCAACGCCTGGGCGCCACCACAAAGTCGCCGCGTTGGGTCATCGCGTACAAGTTCCCGGCGCAGGTAGCCCGCACGCGCCTGCTGGACATCAAGGTCCAGGTTGGCAAATCAGGCGCACTGACGCCCGTCGCGAAGATGGAGCCCGTGAAACTGGCGGGCACCATCGTGAAACGGGCGACCCTGCACAACTTCGAAGACCTCAAGAAGAAAGACCTGCGCGTCGGCGACCTGGTCGAAGTGCAGAAAGCAGGCGAAATCATCCCGCAGGTGCTCGGCTACGTTCCCGCCGAACGCCCGCCGCGGGCCAAGCCGTTCCCCGTGCCGCACGAGTGCCCCGTATGCCGCACCGAAGTACACAAGGACCCGGACGGCGCCTATCTGCGCTGCCTGAACCTCGCCTGCCCCGCACAGGTGAAGGAGCGCCTCGCCCATTACGCCTCACGCAGAGCCATGGACATCGAGGGGCTCGGCCCCGCGGTGATCGATCAACTGGTGGATGGCGGCCTCGTCCTGGGCCCGGACGGCCTCTACCGGCTCGACGCGAACACGCTTCAGGCTCTCAAACGAATGGGCGAAAAATCCGCCGCGAACCTTGTCGCGGCCATCGAGGCGAGCAAAGCGCGGCCCTTAAGCCGTCTGCTGTTCGCGCTGGGCATTCGCCATGTCGGGCGGCACATCGCCGAGGTGCTCGCGTCCCATTATGGCGACATCCGCCGCCTGATGGCCGCGCCCGTGCCGGAACTGCAGGAAATCCACGACATCGGCGCCATCGTGGCCCAAGGCGTGCACGACTTTTTTCAAACCCCGGAAAACCGCGCGCTAATCGATAGCCTCTGCAACCTGGGCCTGAATACGACCGAAGCAAGCGCGGCCGTTTCCGGGCCGCGGCCTCTGGCCGGAAAGACGTTTGTCGTAACGGGCTCGCTGCGCCACTACACGCGGGACGGCATCCACGAGAAGATCAAGGCATTGGGCGGCAAGGCGGCCTCCAGCGTGAGCAAGAACACGGACTACCTCATAGCGGGAGAAGACGCCGGGTCGAAACTGACCAAGGCGCAGGCCCTCGGGGTCCCCATACTCACCGAGGAGGAATTCCAGGCACTGGCGGAGCGCGGCGCATGA
- a CDS encoding ABC transporter permease, producing MNAIRMACPPALDQETGRTLFDTIARQRLGKGLTLTLDCSGTQSIDSRGSAWLVAIAERVQQRHGALQLEGAHGNVAEYLELVAPGLTHTASASRTPPGFFEEIGHYTLKWAAESRDFLNLCVDAVYWTVLAPFEGRGFRWGLLVEEIHEMGTRAVRIVALMNFLLGLIIAMLSAKQVENFGVQIYVADLIMIGFARELASIMTAVVVSARTGAAITAEISTMKVQEEIDALRGMGLNVNQFLVAPKLLALLIAMPCLTIIGLLAGIMGGALWGVFILDFQPSIWFEETLNAAHLDDLMQGFLKCFVFAVVIALVGCHNGFRVEGGSRGVGLMTTRSVVMDIFMIICIDIVFAIIFYYLIP from the coding sequence ATGAACGCGATCCGCATGGCCTGCCCCCCCGCGCTTGACCAGGAAACGGGCCGCACGCTCTTTGACACGATAGCGCGTCAGCGCCTCGGCAAAGGCCTGACGCTGACCCTGGACTGCTCCGGCACACAGTCTATCGACTCACGGGGCAGTGCATGGCTCGTGGCAATTGCCGAAAGAGTGCAACAACGGCATGGCGCGCTGCAGCTGGAGGGCGCGCACGGTAACGTGGCCGAATACCTGGAACTGGTCGCGCCGGGACTCACGCACACCGCCTCCGCTTCAAGAACGCCGCCCGGTTTCTTCGAGGAGATCGGCCACTACACGCTGAAGTGGGCGGCGGAGTCGCGGGATTTCCTCAACCTCTGCGTAGACGCTGTCTACTGGACCGTACTCGCTCCCTTCGAAGGCCGCGGCTTCCGCTGGGGACTGTTAGTAGAGGAAATCCACGAAATGGGCACGCGCGCCGTGCGCATCGTGGCCTTGATGAACTTCCTGCTTGGCCTGATTATTGCCATGCTGTCGGCCAAGCAGGTCGAGAATTTCGGCGTGCAGATCTATGTGGCCGACCTGATCATGATTGGTTTCGCGCGGGAACTGGCCTCGATCATGACGGCGGTGGTCGTGTCGGCGCGCACGGGCGCCGCGATCACGGCGGAAATCTCCACGATGAAGGTGCAAGAAGAGATCGACGCGCTGCGTGGCATGGGGCTGAACGTGAACCAGTTTCTCGTGGCCCCGAAGCTGCTCGCCCTCTTGATTGCCATGCCGTGCCTGACGATCATCGGCCTGCTGGCCGGGATTATGGGCGGCGCCCTGTGGGGCGTGTTCATCCTCGACTTTCAGCCGTCCATCTGGTTCGAGGAAACGCTGAACGCGGCGCATCTGGACGACCTGATGCAGGGCTTCCTGAAGTGTTTCGTGTTCGCGGTCGTCATCGCGCTTGTCGGCTGCCACAACGGCTTCCGCGTTGAGGGCGGCTCGCGCGGCGTCGGCCTGATGACAACCCGGTCGGTGGTCATGGATATCTTCATGATCATCTGCATCGATATCGTGTTTGCGATCATATTCTATTATCTGATTCCCTGA
- a CDS encoding ABC transporter ATP-binding protein codes for MTANIIEVQDLVTHYGEKQILGGVSFAVTAGEVTLVIGGSGCGKTTLLKHMCGLLKPTSGRIVYQGADITKMDEEEIAHMQRNIGIAFQTSGLLNSMTVGENVALPLREYGACEERLVDAIVRMKLSLVGLAGAEDLMPDELSGGMRKRAGLARAIALDPPLVYFDEPSAGLDPIMASGLDEVILRLKRVLGITFVIVTHELQSIRKIADRILMLDQGRAIFFGTLGDVEHTSVERVRQFFERRPDAYIMQRSI; via the coding sequence ATGACGGCGAACATCATCGAAGTGCAAGATTTGGTCACCCATTACGGGGAGAAACAGATCCTTGGCGGCGTGTCCTTCGCTGTGACGGCCGGCGAGGTGACCCTCGTGATCGGCGGCAGCGGCTGCGGCAAAACCACGCTTCTGAAGCACATGTGCGGCCTGCTGAAACCCACGTCGGGCCGGATCGTTTACCAGGGCGCCGATATCACCAAGATGGACGAAGAAGAAATCGCGCACATGCAGCGGAACATCGGCATCGCTTTCCAGACCAGCGGCCTGTTGAATTCGATGACGGTGGGCGAGAACGTCGCGCTGCCGCTGCGCGAATATGGCGCGTGCGAAGAACGCCTGGTCGACGCGATCGTGCGCATGAAGTTGAGCCTGGTCGGCCTCGCGGGCGCCGAGGACCTGATGCCGGACGAACTCTCGGGCGGCATGCGCAAGCGCGCCGGCCTCGCGCGCGCCATTGCGCTGGACCCCCCACTCGTGTACTTTGACGAGCCGTCCGCAGGCCTCGACCCGATCATGGCCTCGGGGCTTGACGAGGTCATCCTGAGACTGAAGCGGGTGCTCGGGATCACCTTCGTCATCGTCACGCACGAATTGCAGTCGATTCGCAAGATTGCAGACCGTATACTCATGCTGGATCAGGGCCGCGCCATATTCTTCGGCACGCTGGGCGACGTCGAACACACCAGCGTTGAGCGGGTCCGGCAGTTTTTTGAACGGCGGCCCGACGCGTATATCATGCAGCGCAGCATTTAG
- a CDS encoding MCE family protein, which yields MATRKQKVKVGLFLFVCFALAAIGLSLVAGLHEDRGVHHWIVFEESVLGLYDGSTVEYMGVPIGKVRNITVTRQNLVRVEIVIDPNKATLYNGVEARLVVSSIAAGTLAVSVSGGNHNSGELPPNSTIPSKVSALTAISTQLEQLMEKFAAISDGVTSGLEGLEEGSLTKVIDESGNLVADARAMVREATETLKYVREETDGALDQILDAAESIKTFADSAKDLAGTLQTKLAPVELTQIEESLERVLENASNLTAQLEKTASGLDDTLANVTHETGNVEFSLRTSLRELDDTLASLRQLSDQLRDDPASLLRGRSAAEERK from the coding sequence GTGGCAACACGCAAGCAAAAAGTGAAAGTCGGGCTGTTCCTCTTCGTCTGTTTTGCGCTGGCCGCAATCGGGCTTTCGCTCGTGGCCGGGCTGCATGAGGACCGCGGCGTTCACCATTGGATCGTCTTCGAGGAGTCCGTGCTCGGCCTCTACGACGGCAGCACGGTCGAATACATGGGCGTGCCCATCGGCAAGGTGCGCAACATCACTGTCACCCGCCAGAACCTGGTTAGAGTCGAAATCGTGATCGACCCGAACAAGGCCACGCTGTACAACGGTGTCGAGGCCCGGCTCGTGGTCTCGAGCATTGCGGCGGGAACCCTCGCCGTCTCCGTGAGCGGCGGCAACCATAACAGCGGAGAACTGCCGCCGAACAGCACGATTCCCTCGAAAGTCTCCGCGCTCACCGCCATCAGCACCCAACTCGAGCAGCTGATGGAGAAATTCGCCGCTATTTCCGACGGCGTAACCTCGGGACTGGAGGGTCTGGAAGAGGGCAGCCTGACCAAGGTCATCGATGAATCGGGCAATCTCGTCGCGGACGCGCGGGCCATGGTCCGGGAAGCCACGGAGACGTTGAAGTACGTGCGCGAAGAAACCGACGGCGCCCTGGACCAGATTCTCGATGCGGCGGAAAGCATCAAGACATTTGCGGACAGCGCCAAGGACCTCGCGGGTACGCTGCAGACGAAACTGGCACCCGTTGAATTGACGCAAATCGAGGAAAGCCTTGAAAGGGTTCTCGAGAACGCGTCGAATCTCACGGCGCAACTCGAAAAAACGGCATCGGGACTGGACGACACCCTCGCGAACGTAACGCACGAGACGGGCAACGTCGAGTTTTCGTTGCGCACAAGCCTGCGCGAACTGGATGACACGCTCGCGTCGCTGCGGCAGTTGAGCGACCAGTTGCGCGACGACCCGGCATCGCTGCTGCGCGGCCGAAGCGCCGCGGAAGAGAGGAAATAG
- a CDS encoding membrane integrity-associated transporter subunit PqiC: MRHWLLAVTCMAMAGCLSHKAAPTRFFLIEPSAALHQHDMPSPAAMSPDEAPAGPAPAPPPAAPASLTLGLRPFLSAKPYGQPLAYLGENHELVFRERIHWAEPPAEVVTRAVRDAVAASGRFQDVGDAADMARPDLILTGEVRRFLENRTVTPAMAEVAVHIEVREARGVRLLWAGLLRALEPVHEDTPGALSEALSEAVARIADDAARTLAGVPLPEAP, encoded by the coding sequence ATGCGACATTGGCTCTTGGCCGTGACCTGCATGGCGATGGCGGGATGCCTCTCGCACAAGGCCGCGCCCACGCGGTTCTTTCTGATCGAGCCGTCCGCGGCCCTGCACCAGCATGATATGCCGTCGCCCGCCGCGATGTCCCCGGACGAGGCCCCTGCCGGCCCGGCGCCCGCGCCGCCGCCCGCCGCGCCTGCGTCGCTGACGCTCGGTCTCCGTCCCTTCCTCTCCGCGAAGCCCTATGGGCAGCCGCTCGCGTATCTGGGCGAAAACCACGAACTCGTGTTCCGCGAACGCATCCATTGGGCGGAACCGCCCGCGGAGGTCGTCACGCGCGCCGTGCGCGATGCCGTAGCCGCGTCCGGGCGCTTCCAGGATGTCGGTGATGCGGCCGACATGGCCCGGCCCGACCTTATCCTTACGGGCGAGGTGCGCCGTTTCCTCGAAAACCGCACCGTTACCCCCGCCATGGCGGAGGTAGCCGTCCACATCGAAGTGCGCGAGGCCCGCGGCGTGCGCCTGCTCTGGGCGGGCCTGCTCCGCGCCCTGGAACCGGTCCATGAAGATACGCCCGGCGCGCTGAGCGAAGCCCTGAGCGAAGCAGTGGCCCGTATCGCGGACGACGCCGCGCGGACACTGGCGGGCGTTCCTCTGCCCGAGGCCCCCTGA
- a CDS encoding glycosyltransferase family 2 protein, with amino-acid sequence MYKGKKVVVVMPAYNAGQTLRRTHDEVMEQGVVDRVIVVDDASGDDTAAIARTLADTTVAVHPRNAGYGANQKTCYRLALEAGADIVVMVHPDYQYTPKLIPAMVSLIGNGLYACVLGSRILGGGALAQGMPLWKYVANRGLTFFENLLTGAKLSEYHTGFRAFSRELLERLPLERNSDDFVFDNQMLAQVLWLGYTVAEITCPTRYFEEASSINFTRSVRYGFGCLRTGLQYRLGKLGVYQPRLFAGFREPDLNEGA; translated from the coding sequence ATGTACAAGGGCAAGAAGGTAGTCGTGGTCATGCCGGCGTATAACGCGGGGCAGACGCTGCGGCGCACGCATGACGAGGTGATGGAGCAGGGAGTGGTTGATCGCGTGATTGTGGTGGACGACGCCAGCGGCGACGACACGGCGGCGATTGCGCGCACGCTTGCGGACACGACCGTGGCTGTGCATCCGCGCAACGCGGGCTACGGCGCGAACCAGAAGACGTGCTACCGGCTCGCGCTGGAGGCGGGCGCGGACATCGTGGTCATGGTGCATCCGGATTATCAATACACGCCGAAGCTGATCCCGGCGATGGTGTCGCTGATCGGGAACGGTCTGTATGCGTGCGTGCTGGGTTCGCGGATTCTGGGCGGCGGCGCACTGGCGCAGGGGATGCCGCTGTGGAAATATGTGGCGAATCGCGGCCTGACCTTCTTCGAGAACCTGCTGACCGGCGCGAAACTGTCTGAATATCACACGGGATTCCGCGCCTTTTCGCGCGAATTGCTGGAGCGGCTGCCGCTCGAAAGGAATTCGGATGATTTCGTGTTCGACAACCAGATGCTTGCGCAGGTCCTGTGGCTGGGCTACACGGTTGCGGAGATTACCTGCCCGACGCGCTATTTCGAGGAGGCGTCGTCGATCAATTTCACGCGCAGCGTGCGCTACGGCTTTGGCTGCCTCCGAACCGGGCTGCAATACCGCCTCGGCAAGCTGGGCGTGTATCAGCCGCGCCTGTTTGCCGGGTTTCGCGAGCCGGACCTGAACGAGGGCGCCTGA